TGAGTCCTTTAATTCAGATGATATCTTACGAAAATACAAAGAACAACAAGCACCCGAAAGGGGTTTTGCCTTCCTCAAAGATCCTTTATTTTTTGCTGACAGTGTTTTCTTGAAAACTCCTCAAAGAGTTGAGACAATGGCTATGCTGATGGGATTATGCCTTCTGGTTTATTCTCTTGGACAAAGACAGATTCGTTCTGCTTTACAAACGGCAAAAACAGGTATTAAAAATCAATTAGGTCAACCCACAGAAAGACCAACATTGCGTTGGATATTTCAATGTTTTCAAGGCATTCATTTAGTAGTATTTTCAGGGATGAAACAAATTGCCAATCTCACCGATGAACGTCAGTTTACTTTAAAGTTTTTCCCATTATCTTGTCAAAAATATTATATTTTATCTGGGTAGTTGATAAAATTTTAGCTAATCTGAAATTAATTCATATCTGTATTCTAAAAATTATTGTGACCAAGTTTTTGACGTTCACTTATTATCAATAAGTAATGACTAATGATAATAAGTTGAACCAAATGAGCATTGTTCGCGAACAAGACCCGCGAACTACTCTTCAATTAAGTATTTCAACTCAAGATGAGTGAGGATTGGCTGGTCATTTTTGCTGACTTGCTCGATACTACATTTTGACGTGCGGAAGGTGGGATATTAATTGCGATCGCATCGTTGAAAGTACAGTATGCGGTCGGGACAGTTGAACTAAAGATAGTTAGAAAGTAGATATCAAGGTCAAATTTCCTAACAAACTAAAAATATGACGACACGCTTTGAAATGGCAGAAGCTTTAGTAAATAGAGCAAAAAAGCTTCGTGGCGAGATTGGGGATCATGGTGATTCCTACGAAGAAGCTCTTCTAAAAGGAGTTGTCAGTATAGAATTGAAAATCATAGTCAAGGAAATTTTTGACCATTTACGTTCAGCTCTTGATTACTGCGCCAGAGAAATTTGTGAACAGTGTAGGGATAAAATAATTAAGAAGGCAATTTACTTTCCAATTGTGTCAAAAGATTTTAAACAGAGTGATTTTAAATCCCGCGTTGGTAAACTTATGCCTGGGGTTCTCTCCTCAAAACCAGAATTACTTTCTATCTTGGAAACTTTTCAACCTTTTGCTTCCGTTGATAATAATTGGTTAGCTGATTTTGCTTCTCTTAGTAATGAAAATAAACACGAACAATTTAATATAATTCAACGCACATCTGGATATGGTGTGGTGACAAGAACAAGTGATGGGATGACTTATTGTTCACATTTTAAAGATGATAAACAGACTCCATTTAAAAGAAGCCCGCTAATGGTTTTGCATAATTTTCCCTTTAATGGCTCTGGTGAATATACTTTTTCTTATATAAGCTTTGTTATTATTGATGAAGAAATATTTTGGTTTCTTGATAGAGCTATTTCAGGTGTTCAGCATATTATTCAAGAACTAAAAAAAAATATGTGAGCAAAATAATGTAGTTAAAGTTTATAAACCAATGAATCGGTAATCAAAAGTAATCCATAAAATTATTACTGAAAATATGAGAATAGTTGAGCTAATCCAAAACATAGGATTCTGAAAATCATTGGTGCTAACTGCTTCAATTACTGAAGGAATTAAAATACTTAAATCTGCACCAAAAACTATTGAAAAAAACCAAAAGGTAAGACGCATTTTTTTGTCTCTTTTCACGTCTTTGATTTCATAATTTTTGATTTCCTCTTCAATTTGGTTTGGCTCTGTTATTTTGTTTCTCGCTAGATGTTCTTCCATTTGCTTGAAGATTCTCTTTTCGCTTCTTTCTACAAGATTTCTGATTTTGTCTTCAGTATCTTTGGCAAATTTCTTTCCGCTAACTCTATTGGCGAAATTTTCAATATCTTTATCTACAAACCATAGGGATAAACCTTCTGTATCGCAATTATCAGAATTATAAATAGTGTTAGGCAACGATTGATAGTTTATATCAGGCTGAGAACTTAATTTGTAAAATACTAATTGCGCCAATTTTAAAAATGGATAAATCTTTACTGATTTTGGACTATGATTCACTATCTGCATAGGCATATGCCCTTTGTATCCAGGATTTATATAATCTCCAGTGCAATGAATAGAAATACCAAGCCTTGCATAACTGCTTCTTCCCTTTAAACTTGCTGATAAAAAATTAGGTAATTCAATTTCTTCCAAAGTTTCGGTTAATATTATATCTCCAGGATCGAGAGTTAAATGTTCATGAGATTTTAGCTCAATTCTATCGTATAGTAGCTCTGGATTTTGTTTGATTTCTTTGGCTTTATCTAAATCTAAAATATCTATTTCATCAGATTCTTTTTGCTTGAATTTCCAAAATATATTAGACACATGAATGTCTATAGAAGCTGGTCTTATTTGAGTACTCGACTCAAATTCATGATTGATATTTCCCGTAATTTTTAAACATCCTTGTTGTATAAATTTCCGAATGTCTGTGCTTGAAACGCGCATAAAAACCATTTAATACAAAAGTTGTACTTCAGCTTAACTCATAATTTTGGGTTGGAAATTATAAATAAAACTTTTTTTAGTGTTTTCATGGACTAAGAACAGTGGCAATCGCTTGCCCCCAAACTTAGAACGCACCAAACATAAACTACTCTGCTCGAAAACCATTAGCCTGTGGGAACAATAGAACTATATATTCCCACCGATATGAGGTTCGATATTAATGAAGAGGGTTAGCAAGTTAGTTGTCTATGCGCTAGTCATAGCAGCGATCGCATTCACTATAATCTCCACTAACATTTACCCCCTACCAAGTTGGGCAACAGCAATCGCTCAAGTTACACAGACAGAAACTACTACACCCAAACGCTTAAACATCACTGTCAATGTCACAGAACCAGACGACCTCAAAGTTAGTGAAGGTGAACGGGTAGCCAAAGGTGAAATCATTGCCGATCGCGAACGAGAACGAACCAGACTGACTGCCCAACAGAAACAGCTTCAGCTATCACTCGACCGATTAAAGGCAGCTTCTATTACACCACCAGCAGCACCCCAAGCAGTACCAACAGTAATGGCTCTACCACCAGTAAGTTATCTCGAACACGAAGCAGCAGTAGAGCAAACCAAGGCAGCGATCGCCTCGGTTGAATCGGAAGTAGAACTCAAGCAGGAAGAACTAAGCTACCTTTCAGGAGTTAAAAACCTCGACTCCATCATCCTCGAACACGAACAGGCAAAGTTAAAACAGCTAAAACAGGAACACACCGCAGCAGTTAGAGATTACCAGCTAGCTATGGGTAAGATGCAGAGTGCCAAAGATAGTAGGAAATATCAGGAGTATCAAGCATCAATTAATTCCGCCCGTCGCGTAGAAGAGATGAATCAAGCAAGGCTCAACTATCAACGACAATTAGCAGAATACGAGCAAAGATTGACCGACAGAGAATATCAGGTAACACAGCTACAGGAGAAATTGAATAATGTTGAGAATGCGATCGCTACCCTTTCAGTTGTTAAATCTCCCTATGCTGGTACTGTTAGGCGTGTTAATTGGCTCGGTCAATCCCCCGATGGCAGCCTCACAGCCGAAGTCACCCTCATGGTCGAAACCGATCGAGAAGCAGAAAGAAAACGCCGTCGAGAACAAAAAAATTCCCTGTCTCAACAGCAGTAATAAATGTGTAGAACAGCTTACCGAACGAGCGATCGCCAACTCCAATAAACTCCAGCAGACGAGCGATCGAATTACCGCAATCGAGCGACGGTTGGCAGTTACAGAAGAAAGAATCGACTACACCAGTAAGAAAAAGTGGACTAACTATATCACCACCAATCCAGTTGATATTATTCAAAATTTCTTCGGTGGTGGTGGGATGCAGAGGGATAATCTAGCGATCGCCAACCTCGAAATCAGAACCGCAGACTTACTGACAGCTAAAGCCGAACTAGAGCGGCAGCAGGAAGCAGAGAAGCTAAAGCTAGAAGATAAAGTGCTGCATCTGCTTTTAGATATTGATGCTGCCAACCGCAAACATGAACTGCTGACATCTCAACTGGAGACTTTAGAACAGCAAAGGGAAGTGGTGAGGATTGCTTATAAGTATGGTAGGGGTAGTACGAGTCAGTTATTGGGTATGAAGAATCGGCGCGATCGCACTATCGAGCAGATTGTAGGGGTTGAGATTGAGAAAAATGAAACGGTGACGGAGTTGAAGCACTTGACGAGAAATGCTGAATAAAGTTCTTATTGATTTTAATAATTTAGATATTGGTAACTATCAATTTTGGCAGTGGGCTTATTTAGGCTACGAAGAATTGTATAGATGGGCAAGCATAATTTCGACTCCACTGACACTTTGGTTGATTGCCAAAAAAGTTACTTTGGAATCGGCGAAGCGACAAGATAAAATTTCCGACGAGCAAAATAAACAAAAAGCATTGAATGGCTATTTTGAGCGTATGACAAAGCTTTTAGTTGAGAAACATCTTTCTCTTAAGCCATTTGGAAGTCCTGAAGTTAAAGCCGCAAGAGCTTTAACTTTGTCTGTATTGAGAGAACTCGATCCTGAAAGAAATAAACAGGTAATTCAATTTTTATCTGATGCGAGTTTGATTCAAAATAAACTTTCAGGAAGTACACCTACTTTGTTGAGAGAGGTCAGTTTATCAGGAGTCAATTTAAGAAAAGCTATCTTAAGTCATGCCGATCTGAGTGGTTCAGAAATAAGTAGTGCCAATTTAAGCTGTACTTTTATTGAGAATACCAATCTAAGTAATGCTTATCTAATATGTACTGATTTATCGGGTGCTTGCTTGAATAATTCCAACCTGAAAGATGCTTGTTTAATTGGTGCTATTTTGAATGGTACAGAATTGAAAAATGCCGACTTAGAAAATGCTAATTTAAGAAATTCTTATATAAGTCATGCAGACCTTGAGGGAGCTAGTCTGGTTTGTGCCAAATTTGGTAGTACAAGTTTGAAAAAAATTAATTTGGCTGATTCTAATTTAAGTGGTGTGAACTTGAGGTCTTTTGACCTTAATAATTTGTACCTAAAAAGAGCCAAGTATACCAAAGACCATTCTAAATTGCCCGATACGATGTTTCCCGAAAACTTTAACCCTAAAGCCGCAGGAATGATAAAAGTTGAAAATGAATAGCGATCGCTTGTTTGCAATAATCAAAAACTGAGTAGATTAAAAAGCCGAGAAAAACGTCTTAAGAAAAGTAATGAGTAAGCTGCAACGACAAGAAGATGAGATGTATGAAGTAGCATACACGATTGAAATTCTGCCAGATTGTCAAATCTGTAAACATCATCACGGTCAAATTTATGGCGGTGTCGAGCTAGTATGTGCAGTTCATCCTTATGGATACAGTGGGGATAGCTGCCCCGATTATCAAGCAAAAAAGTAAGACGGGTGAAGATACTCGGACAGAACGAGAGAAGTATTACTGCTAGAGGACATTGGATATTAGAGGGGAGAAGTAGAGCGATCGCTTTTAATAATTTAAAATTAGCGATTATTATTTTTAATCTTCTGTTGGTTCTTCATTTATATCTTCTTCATTGTTTTGAATAATTTCTTTATCTGGATTAACAATAGTGTTTCGATCTATTAAATCCAAATCATTTTCTATTTTTATTTTTTTGCCGTTTTCGCTTTTTATATATGGAATATTATTTATTTCTAAATATAAAGGCTTAT
This window of the Myxosarcina sp. GI1 genome carries:
- the dcd gene encoding dCTP deaminase, whose translation is MRVSSTDIRKFIQQGCLKITGNINHEFESSTQIRPASIDIHVSNIFWKFKQKESDEIDILDLDKAKEIKQNPELLYDRIELKSHEHLTLDPGDIILTETLEEIELPNFLSASLKGRSSYARLGISIHCTGDYINPGYKGHMPMQIVNHSPKSVKIYPFLKLAQLVFYKLSSQPDINYQSLPNTIYNSDNCDTEGLSLWFVDKDIENFANRVSGKKFAKDTEDKIRNLVERSEKRIFKQMEEHLARNKITEPNQIEEEIKNYEIKDVKRDKKMRLTFWFFSIVFGADLSILIPSVIEAVSTNDFQNPMFWISSTILIFSVIILWITFDYRFIGL
- a CDS encoding pentapeptide repeat-containing protein codes for the protein MLNKVLIDFNNLDIGNYQFWQWAYLGYEELYRWASIISTPLTLWLIAKKVTLESAKRQDKISDEQNKQKALNGYFERMTKLLVEKHLSLKPFGSPEVKAARALTLSVLRELDPERNKQVIQFLSDASLIQNKLSGSTPTLLREVSLSGVNLRKAILSHADLSGSEISSANLSCTFIENTNLSNAYLICTDLSGACLNNSNLKDACLIGAILNGTELKNADLENANLRNSYISHADLEGASLVCAKFGSTSLKKINLADSNLSGVNLRSFDLNNLYLKRAKYTKDHSKLPDTMFPENFNPKAAGMIKVENE